The following is a genomic window from Pseudomonadota bacterium.
GCAAGCGAGTGCGCTCCAGGTAGGTGAGGTACGCTGCGTGGGTTGTGTAGCGCTCGACTGCGCGACGCCAATGCTCGTCGTCGCCAGCCAACACGGCCTCGATGATCGCGATCCGCACGGCGACCCGACGCTCCGCCCCGCGGTTGGGCTCTTCGCCACTGAGGGTCGCCAAGCTGGCGCGAACAGCCGCCGTGTCGCCCGCGGCACAATCCAACTGCAGACGGAGTTCCTGCGCCACCAGCGAGTCCTCGCTGGCACGGCGCGCGTAGGCAAGCTCGGCATCCTCGTAACGCCCGATGTCGATGAGGATCTTCGCGATCTCCAACCACATGTCCACGCCTGCGAACTGCGGATGTGTCTCGACGACGTGATCATGCAGGGCTAACGCAAAGCCATACTCCCCGGCCAGCACCGCATAGCGCCCGAGCAAGATGTCCGCGTGCACCACCGCGGTGGTACCGCCACCGAAGACTTCCGACGCAATGGCCATCTGCTGCGCATTGGCTTCCACGCCCGCCGACGCAGCGCCCGCCGACAGGGCGTAGTAGGCGAAGTCCCGGTGCACGGCGTAGCGCCAGTAGCGATTGGATCCCGTGCGCATGGACGCCATCGCGCTGCCGACCATCGCCACCGCTTGCTCTCGGCGGCCATCGCGAAAGAGCAGGCCAGCGTAGTTGTTGCGATGAAAGGCCAGCCGCGGGTGGTTCGGCGAGATGCGCTCGATGATGTCGATGGACTCCTGGAACAGGGGCTCGGCTTCGGCGTAGCGCCGCTGGCGGGCGAGATCCAGGGCCAGGTTGTTGAGCTGCGCCGCCAGGGCTTGGGCCCCGCCGAGGTCACGAGCGATGGCGAGGGCCGTGCGCCGTTCCGCCTCCGCGGCTTCCCTGTCCTGGCGGCGCCGGGCGAGCGCGCCGCGCTGGTTGTGGTACTCCAGTAGCACCTCGGGGTCCGCCACCTCGTACTCGCGCAGGGCCCGCTCCACGCGCTGCAGACTCTGCGCCAGCGGCGCTTCCCGGCGCAGAGCATCGTACGCGCGGGCGCGCTCGAGCTCCGCCAGCACCCAGGCGGACGAGAACTCGGGGGAGGCCGGCTGCGTGGACAAGGCCTCCTCGAGTAAGGCGGCCGCCTCGCGGGGGGCGCCGGTGAGCACCAACGTTTCGCTCAGCAGATCGAGCGCCTGCAGCCGTCTCGGTCCGGGTTGGGCGATCTGCGCTGCCGCGGCGTGGGCGGCGCGTGCTGTCTCCAGGGCCTGGTCGTAGAGGCCCAGGCTGTTCTGAAGGCGCGTCAGCTCGGCGTACACCGTAAAGGCCAGGGAGGGGTCGCCATCCACCTGGCCGGCCACTCGATCGCGCCCGGCCACCACGGCGTCGGCAAGGGAGCCCTCCGCGTCGGATCCACCGAAGGGATCTGCCTGGCGAATAAAATCACTCAGCACCGCTTGGGCAGCGTCGCTTCGCCCGGCCTCTTCCCTCGCCTGCCGCGCAAGCCCCAAGGAGACGATGACCGCCGCCAGCATCAGCACTGCGGATCCCGCGACCACCGACGACAGCGCACGGTTGCGCCCGATGAAACGCTGCAGCAGGTACCAGGGAGACTGTCCTCGGGCCACCACCGCCCGTCCTGCCCGAAACCGCTGCACGTCTTCGCGCAGGGCCGTGACCGTGCTGTAGCGCTCGGCGGGCGCCTTGCGCAAGGCCACGTGGACGATCGCGTCCAGGTCGCGCGGTATGCCGGAGGCGTGCTGACTCGGGGGCGCCATCGCCTTCTCGCAGATGCTCGAGACGACATCGCTCAAGCCCATCTGGCTGACGTCGAAGGGCAGGCGTCCGGCGAGTAGCTCGTAGAGCAGCAGGCCCAACTGGTACACGTCGCTCGCCACGCCCACGGGGCCACCGTTCAACTGCTCCGGGCTCGCGTACTGCAGGGTCATGAGATTCATGCCGGTGCGCGTGACCTGCTCGCGCTGCCCTTCGTCCAGGAGTTTGGCGATGCCGAAGTCGAGCAGGCGCGGGTGGCCCGCCGTGTCCACGAGCACGTTGGACGGCTTGATGTCACGGTGGATGATCAGGTGGTCGTGGGCGTACTGCACCGCCTCGCACACCTCGACGAACAGGGCGAGCCGTGCGCCGACGCTGAGGCTTTGCGCCTCGCAATGGGCGACCAGCGATTGACCCTGCACGTACTCCATCGCGAAGTAGGGCCGCCCGTCGTCGGTGAGCCCGCCGTCGAGCAGTCGTGCGATTGCGGGGTGCTCGAGGCGAGCGAGCACCTGGCGCTCGACGAGAAAGCGCTGGTGCACCTCGCCACTCTCGACGCCGCGGCGGACCACCTTCAGCGCCACCTGCTGATCGAACTGCCCGTCGTCGCGATGGGCGAGGTAGACCACGCCCATGCCGCCGCGCCCGAGCTCGCGATCGACACGGAACGCCCCCACCCGCTGCGGTAGATCGGGTGACTCGGCATCCCGGGCAGCTTGCGAGGCGATCGATGCGAGGTCGACGTCCACGACGGGTGACACCGTGG
Proteins encoded in this region:
- a CDS encoding serine/threonine-protein kinase; this encodes MTPQDWEHICALFEAATALSPDTREAYLKSLDQEPAWVLDELRSLLSAHEDEATVSPVVDVDLASIASQAARDAESPDLPQRVGAFRVDRELGRGGMGVVYLAHRDDGQFDQQVALKVVRRGVESGEVHQRFLVERQVLARLEHPAIARLLDGGLTDDGRPYFAMEYVQGQSLVAHCEAQSLSVGARLALFVEVCEAVQYAHDHLIIHRDIKPSNVLVDTAGHPRLLDFGIAKLLDEGQREQVTRTGMNLMTLQYASPEQLNGGPVGVASDVYQLGLLLYELLAGRLPFDVSQMGLSDVVSSICEKAMAPPSQHASGIPRDLDAIVHVALRKAPAERYSTVTALREDVQRFRAGRAVVARGQSPWYLLQRFIGRNRALSSVVAGSAVLMLAAVIVSLGLARQAREEAGRSDAAQAVLSDFIRQADPFGGSDAEGSLADAVVAGRDRVAGQVDGDPSLAFTVYAELTRLQNSLGLYDQALETARAAHAAAAQIAQPGPRRLQALDLLSETLVLTGAPREAAALLEEALSTQPASPEFSSAWVLAELERARAYDALRREAPLAQSLQRVERALREYEVADPEVLLEYHNQRGALARRRQDREAAEAERRTALAIARDLGGAQALAAQLNNLALDLARQRRYAEAEPLFQESIDIIERISPNHPRLAFHRNNYAGLLFRDGRREQAVAMVGSAMASMRTGSNRYWRYAVHRDFAYYALSAGAASAGVEANAQQMAIASEVFGGGTTAVVHADILLGRYAVLAGEYGFALALHDHVVETHPQFAGVDMWLEIAKILIDIGRYEDAELAYARRASEDSLVAQELRLQLDCAAGDTAAVRASLATLSGEEPNRGAERRVAVRIAIIEAVLAGDDEHWRRAVERYTTHAAYLTYLERTRLLAGFEGRGDGITEDLASEIGAVRAQRLQVRDAVQARYASRIAEMGVGSALDAFDGSAFAPAPLEAFCLGRPGSGAGSLPIVSGS